The following are encoded together in the Vicinamibacterales bacterium genome:
- a CDS encoding PBP1A family penicillin-binding protein, giving the protein MNRLRRGIGSARAWLHGRPRFLAAAIVLMALGLAIAAGGTFWFCHDLVAGLPGEKEIHGLGDMAQATTIFDAHDVPVFTIFREQRIEVPLAQVSPLLVNAVVSVEDQRFYDHSGVDVIRIMAAAVRNFREGRRAEGGSTITQQLARQSFLTRDKTYRRKLKEAVLAARIERQFTKPQILEMYLNKVYFGDGLYGVEAAARGYFGKHASELNVAEAALLAGLIQSPSSYAPTVNPDRAVARRTVVLGAMLSNHAISQDDYDRARHAPMRLSNGIEMKESFGLYFKEQVRRELVERFGATRIAEGGLRVYATIDPALQHLAEKVVEDGIATIERRRGYRHQTRDTADDLDYLQGALVALEPGTGAVRALVGGRDFNESHFNRATQARRQSGSAFKPFVYAAALEAGYSPASLISNLNAAVDTPEGKWMPEDGHSDADAMTMRSALKISSNRAAVQMLTTVGIPAAVSYAQKMNVGTPPSVPSLALGTSDVTLLSLTSAYGAFADAGTLQAPVLIRRVEDADGTVLYTDPAHAQRVLSESSAFLMSSMLADVITSGTAYKARQMGFTLPAAGKTGTTNDYVDAWFVGYTPHLVTGVWVGFDQPKTIIANGYAADVAVPIWAAFMKTATRGDKADWFERPANVIGVNVCRLSGQLPNTGCASVLTPTDNGTLEARSMVYTDYFVKGRQPTTLCPLHPLPNGSATMIAAGAPPGSVPGEPAPGVTPPGVPVGTVGASPPLPGTVAPDQEPKKKRGFWGRLFGRGGG; this is encoded by the coding sequence ATGAATCGGCTGCGACGCGGGATCGGGTCGGCGCGAGCCTGGCTGCACGGGCGACCACGATTTCTCGCGGCCGCCATCGTCTTGATGGCGCTTGGGTTAGCGATTGCCGCCGGCGGCACGTTCTGGTTCTGTCACGACCTCGTCGCTGGGCTCCCGGGGGAGAAAGAAATACATGGGCTCGGGGACATGGCCCAGGCGACGACCATCTTCGACGCCCACGATGTGCCGGTGTTCACCATTTTCAGAGAGCAGCGGATCGAGGTCCCGCTCGCCCAGGTGTCGCCGCTGCTCGTCAACGCGGTCGTCTCGGTCGAGGACCAGCGGTTCTACGATCACTCAGGCGTCGACGTGATCCGCATCATGGCCGCCGCCGTGCGCAACTTTCGCGAAGGCCGCCGCGCCGAGGGCGGCAGCACCATCACCCAGCAGCTGGCGCGCCAGAGCTTCCTGACGCGCGACAAGACGTACCGACGCAAGTTGAAAGAAGCCGTGCTGGCCGCGCGCATCGAACGCCAGTTCACCAAGCCACAGATCCTCGAGATGTACCTGAACAAGGTGTATTTCGGCGACGGCCTGTACGGGGTCGAGGCCGCCGCCCGGGGCTACTTCGGCAAACATGCCAGCGAGCTCAACGTTGCCGAGGCGGCGCTCCTCGCCGGGCTGATCCAGTCGCCGTCGAGCTACGCGCCGACGGTGAATCCCGACCGCGCCGTCGCCCGGCGCACCGTCGTGCTCGGCGCGATGCTGTCGAATCATGCCATCAGCCAGGACGACTACGATCGAGCCCGGCACGCGCCGATGCGCCTGAGCAACGGCATCGAAATGAAGGAGTCGTTCGGCCTCTATTTCAAGGAGCAGGTGCGCCGGGAGCTGGTCGAACGCTTCGGCGCGACCCGTATCGCCGAAGGCGGCTTGCGCGTCTACGCGACCATCGATCCGGCGTTGCAGCATCTAGCGGAGAAGGTTGTCGAGGACGGCATCGCCACGATCGAGCGCCGCCGCGGCTATCGGCACCAGACGCGTGACACGGCCGACGATCTCGACTACCTGCAGGGCGCGCTGGTCGCGCTCGAGCCGGGGACCGGCGCCGTGCGGGCGCTGGTCGGCGGCCGCGACTTCAACGAAAGCCATTTCAACCGCGCCACACAGGCGCGCCGACAGTCGGGGTCGGCCTTCAAGCCGTTCGTCTACGCCGCGGCGCTCGAAGCCGGCTATTCCCCCGCGTCGCTGATCTCGAACCTGAACGCCGCCGTCGACACGCCCGAAGGCAAGTGGATGCCCGAGGACGGCCATTCGGATGCCGACGCGATGACGATGCGCTCGGCGCTGAAAATCTCGAGCAACCGCGCGGCCGTGCAGATGCTGACCACGGTCGGCATCCCGGCGGCCGTGAGCTACGCGCAGAAGATGAATGTCGGCACGCCGCCGAGCGTGCCGTCGCTCGCGCTCGGGACGAGCGACGTGACGCTGCTGTCGCTGACCTCCGCGTACGGCGCCTTTGCCGACGCCGGAACGCTGCAGGCGCCGGTCCTCATCCGGCGCGTCGAAGACGCCGACGGCACGGTGCTCTACACCGATCCGGCCCACGCGCAGCGCGTCCTCAGCGAGTCGTCCGCGTTCCTGATGTCGAGCATGCTGGCCGACGTGATCACGTCCGGGACCGCCTACAAGGCGCGGCAGATGGGGTTCACGCTGCCGGCCGCCGGCAAAACCGGCACGACCAACGACTACGTGGATGCCTGGTTCGTGGGCTACACGCCTCATCTGGTCACCGGCGTCTGGGTCGGGTTCGATCAGCCGAAGACGATCATCGCCAACGGCTACGCCGCCGACGTGGCCGTGCCGATCTGGGCGGCGTTCATGAAAACGGCGACCAGGGGGGACAAGGCGGACTGGTTCGAGCGCCCGGCCAACGTGATCGGCGTGAACGTCTGCCGCCTGTCGGGCCAGCTGCCCAACACCGGCTGCGCCAGCGTTCTCACCCCGACCGACAACGGGACGCTCGAGGCGCGATCGATGGTCTACACGGACTATTTCGTGAAAGGGCGCCAGCCGACGACGCTCTGTCCGCTGCACCCGCTGCCCAACGGCTCCGCGACGATGATTGCCGCCGGTGCGCCGCCCGGATCCGTCCCCGGCGAGCCGGCCCCTGGGGTCACGCCGCCGGGCGTGCCGGTTGGAACGGTCGGAGCCTCGCCGCCGCTGCCCGGTACGGTGGCGCCTGATCAGGAGCCCAAGAAGAAACGCGGCTTCTGGGGCCGACTCTTCGGTCGAGGCGGGGGATAG
- a CDS encoding MBL fold metallo-hydrolase, translating to MDRTTLRLWIAVTAVVGTGFGLAAQPRGPAPDPLVRENATVRLAPHTYLIPDNNVGLVPNVGMVIGSSASLVIDPGLGRRNGETVLRELAKINHPPALFIATTHFHPEHTTGYDAFPPEAKYVNSRVQETEFEQSGMSMVRTFAGRSAVTAELLKDAARRTADVTFDSDYIFDLGGVHVHAVLVGPTHTRGDTGFFVEEDRVLFAGDVVMNESFLAASDVTSMAAWLRAFDTFDAMHPSTIVPSHGATGPGTLIASNRALMQTIASRAAALKGAGKSADETAAAIQAELTDAHPGWARANGIAAAARAAYREAR from the coding sequence ATGGACCGGACGACGCTTCGTCTCTGGATCGCGGTGACGGCCGTAGTGGGCACCGGATTCGGGCTTGCCGCGCAGCCGCGCGGGCCGGCGCCGGACCCCCTCGTCCGCGAGAACGCCACCGTCAGACTCGCGCCGCACACCTATCTGATTCCCGACAACAACGTCGGCCTCGTGCCCAACGTCGGCATGGTGATCGGTTCGTCCGCCTCCCTGGTCATCGATCCGGGTCTGGGCCGCCGCAACGGCGAGACCGTGCTCCGGGAACTGGCAAAGATCAACCATCCTCCCGCGCTCTTCATCGCCACGACCCACTTCCATCCGGAGCACACCACCGGCTACGACGCGTTTCCCCCCGAGGCGAAGTACGTCAACTCGCGCGTGCAGGAGACGGAATTCGAGCAGAGCGGGATGTCGATGGTGCGGACCTTTGCGGGCCGATCTGCGGTCACGGCGGAGCTGCTGAAGGACGCCGCGCGCCGGACGGCCGACGTCACCTTCGACAGCGACTACATCTTCGATCTCGGCGGCGTGCACGTGCACGCCGTGCTGGTCGGGCCGACCCACACGCGCGGCGACACGGGGTTCTTCGTCGAGGAGGATCGCGTACTGTTCGCGGGCGATGTCGTGATGAACGAGTCTTTCCTCGCGGCCAGCGACGTGACGAGCATGGCGGCGTGGCTGCGCGCCTTCGATACCTTCGACGCGATGCACCCGTCGACGATCGTGCCGTCGCACGGGGCGACCGGGCCTGGAACGCTGATCGCCTCCAACCGTGCGCTGATGCAGACGATCGCCAGCCGCGCCGCGGCGCTCAAGGGCGCCGGCAAGTCGGCCGATGAAACGGCGGCGGCGATTCAGGCGGAACTGACCGATGCGCATCCGGGCTGGGCACGGGCCAACGGGATTGCGGCGGCGGCGCGCGCCGCCTACCGCGAAGCGCGATAG
- the pdxA gene encoding 4-hydroxythreonine-4-phosphate dehydrogenase PdxA — protein MPDSPLPRIAITVGDPAGIGPEISLKAAADPRVTEVCDPILYGPHTAEQLRAFTPGVLSGAAGRAAYEAVVAAAEDARHGRVAAMATAPINKEAFALADLPWKGHTDLLAFLCGGEKAVMMFYAEELRVVLATVHVALRQVPGLITRELMDFVIDLTASELPRFGFPRPRIAVAGLNPHAGEHGVIGDEDANVLRPAVEAARARGVAASGPWPADTVFSRAARGEFDAVIACYHDQGLIPVKLLAFGRAVNVTLGLPIIRTSVDHGTAFDIAGRGEADPSSLIEAIRLAATLVSRAR, from the coding sequence GTGCCCGACTCGCCGCTGCCCCGCATTGCCATCACCGTCGGCGACCCGGCTGGCATCGGGCCCGAGATCTCGCTGAAAGCCGCCGCCGACCCGCGCGTCACCGAGGTGTGTGACCCGATCCTCTACGGGCCGCATACCGCCGAGCAGCTGCGCGCTTTCACGCCGGGTGTGCTGTCGGGGGCGGCCGGCCGAGCCGCCTACGAGGCCGTCGTCGCAGCCGCGGAGGACGCGCGGCACGGACGTGTCGCTGCCATGGCGACGGCACCGATCAACAAGGAAGCCTTCGCGCTGGCCGACCTGCCGTGGAAAGGGCACACCGACCTGCTGGCCTTCCTGTGCGGCGGCGAGAAGGCGGTGATGATGTTCTACGCGGAGGAGCTCCGCGTCGTGCTCGCGACGGTGCACGTCGCGCTGCGCCAGGTCCCCGGCCTCATCACGCGCGAGCTGATGGATTTCGTCATCGATCTGACGGCGTCGGAGCTGCCGCGCTTCGGATTTCCCCGGCCGCGGATCGCGGTGGCCGGTCTCAACCCGCACGCGGGCGAGCATGGCGTGATCGGAGACGAGGACGCGAACGTGCTGCGCCCTGCCGTGGAGGCCGCGCGGGCGCGCGGCGTCGCCGCCAGCGGCCCATGGCCGGCCGACACGGTGTTTTCGCGCGCCGCGCGCGGCGAGTTCGACGCGGTCATTGCCTGCTACCACGACCAGGGGTTGATTCCGGTGAAGCTGCTCGCCTTCGGCCGCGCGGTCAACGTGACGCTCGGGCTCCCCATCATCCGGACCTCGGTCGACCACGGCACCGCGTTCGACATCGCGGGACGAGGGGAGGCCGATCCCTCCAGCCTGATCGAAGCGATCCGCCTGGCTGCTACACTGGTGAGCCGGGCCCGCTAG
- the ricT gene encoding regulatory iron-sulfur-containing complex subunit RicT, whose translation MSTAPARPFVSVKFTPAGRQYSFLLPDLLVDDQMRPGDEVVVESAEGQAIGTVTRMAAEHADRRRPPEHDAAVVLRRASEQDVVQKLKHRQREQEAHRVAQMKIRERGLPMKLTRVEYPFDGGRLVFYYTADARVDFRELVRDLAGHFHVRIEMRQIGVRDEAKMLGGYGSCGRPLCCTTWLKTFEPVSIKMAKQQQLSLNPSKLSGQCGRLKCCLRYELPNGNGVKHGGCADNGACTNPTGCGTGGCGSCGSCHS comes from the coding sequence ATGAGTACGGCACCCGCCCGGCCGTTCGTGTCGGTCAAATTTACGCCGGCGGGGCGCCAGTACTCGTTCCTGCTGCCCGATCTGCTGGTCGACGATCAGATGCGGCCCGGCGACGAGGTCGTCGTCGAAAGCGCCGAGGGACAGGCGATCGGCACGGTAACCCGGATGGCGGCCGAGCACGCCGACCGACGCCGGCCGCCAGAGCACGATGCGGCGGTCGTGCTGCGGCGCGCCAGCGAGCAGGACGTCGTCCAGAAGCTGAAGCACCGGCAGCGCGAACAGGAAGCACACCGCGTCGCGCAGATGAAGATCCGCGAGCGCGGGCTGCCGATGAAGCTGACGCGTGTCGAGTATCCGTTCGACGGCGGGCGTCTCGTCTTCTACTACACCGCCGACGCGCGGGTCGACTTCCGCGAACTGGTCCGCGATCTCGCCGGCCACTTCCACGTGCGCATCGAGATGCGGCAGATCGGCGTCCGCGACGAGGCGAAGATGCTCGGCGGCTACGGGTCCTGCGGCCGGCCGCTGTGCTGCACGACCTGGCTGAAGACCTTCGAGCCGGTGTCGATCAAGATGGCGAAGCAGCAGCAGCTCAGCCTCAATCCTTCGAAGCTGTCGGGACAGTGCGGCCGCCTCAAGTGCTGCCTGCGCTACGAGCTGCCGAACGGCAACGGCGTGAAGCACGGCGGCTGCGCCGACAACGGCGCCTGCACGAATCCGACCGGCTGCGGCACCGGCGGGTGTGGATCCTGCGGATCCTGCCACTCCTAG
- a CDS encoding VOC family protein: MPTLNLEHIACNVADPVAMAAWYVEHLGMRVVRHAPEPSQIHFLADAAGRAVIEIYRNVGDAIPDYAAMNPMRFHVAFAAADPDAARAALVAAGASFVEERSMPDGSRLLMLRDPWGMPLQLCTRPTPLLPGR, from the coding sequence ATGCCGACGCTGAACCTCGAACACATCGCCTGCAACGTCGCCGACCCTGTCGCGATGGCCGCCTGGTATGTCGAACACCTGGGGATGCGGGTCGTTCGCCACGCCCCAGAGCCGTCGCAGATACACTTCCTCGCGGACGCGGCCGGCCGCGCGGTCATCGAGATCTACCGCAATGTCGGCGACGCGATCCCTGACTATGCGGCGATGAATCCGATGCGATTTCATGTCGCTTTCGCGGCCGCCGATCCCGACGCCGCCCGCGCGGCGCTGGTCGCCGCCGGCGCGTCGTTCGTCGAAGAACGCTCGATGCCGGACGGATCGCGGCTGCTGATGCTGCGCGATCCATGGGGGATGCCTCTCCAGTTGTGCACGAGGCCGACGCCGCTCCTGCCCGGCCGCTGA
- the holB gene encoding DNA polymerase III subunit delta': MPFSSVVGHRPVLELLARAVARQMLPQSLIFAGPAGIGKRRTALALAQALNCDSPIAIAASATVAAGMDACGACVPCTRIARGVHADILVVEPGDSGTIKVDQVREAIDRAMYRPFEGRRRIVTIEDADALLAEAQNALLKTLEEPPPASVFVLITSRPDLLLPTVRSRCQRLRFGPLHPADVAAVLVRDHGFDAADARAAAAASDGSVGRALTDGAADALEDRDAAAQLLGAAATPDPRRRLDAAKAFAGSAADRDELSRRLRAVSSLLRDLGLIAVRGAEHILANADVRPQLQSLARAYDARRAVEAFAVVDRAVDALDRNASPKIVADWVALHL; the protein is encoded by the coding sequence ATGCCGTTTTCCTCCGTGGTGGGCCATCGGCCGGTGCTGGAGCTGCTGGCACGCGCCGTCGCCCGACAGATGCTGCCGCAGAGCCTGATCTTTGCCGGACCGGCTGGCATCGGAAAGCGGCGAACGGCGCTCGCGCTCGCACAGGCGCTCAACTGCGACTCGCCGATCGCGATCGCCGCATCCGCAACCGTCGCCGCCGGGATGGACGCCTGCGGCGCCTGCGTCCCGTGCACGCGGATCGCCCGCGGCGTCCACGCCGACATCCTCGTCGTCGAGCCGGGTGACTCCGGCACCATCAAGGTGGATCAGGTGCGCGAGGCGATCGATCGCGCGATGTACCGGCCGTTCGAAGGCCGTCGCCGGATCGTCACGATCGAAGATGCCGACGCCTTGCTCGCGGAGGCCCAGAACGCGCTCCTCAAGACGCTCGAAGAGCCGCCGCCGGCCTCGGTATTCGTGCTAATCACGTCGCGCCCCGATCTTCTGCTGCCGACGGTGAGATCGCGATGCCAGCGTCTGCGTTTCGGGCCGCTGCACCCGGCCGATGTGGCGGCCGTGCTGGTCCGCGATCATGGTTTCGACGCGGCGGATGCGCGAGCCGCCGCAGCGGCAAGCGATGGCAGCGTCGGGCGTGCGCTGACCGACGGCGCTGCCGACGCGCTGGAAGATCGGGATGCCGCCGCGCAGCTCCTCGGCGCGGCCGCCACACCCGATCCGCGGCGACGGCTCGACGCGGCCAAGGCGTTTGCCGGCAGCGCGGCCGATCGCGACGAGTTGTCGCGGCGTCTCCGGGCGGTGTCGTCGCTGCTGCGCGACCTCGGTCTCATCGCGGTGCGCGGCGCTGAGCACATCCTGGCCAACGCGGACGTGCGGCCGCAGCTGCAGTCGCTCGCTCGGGCCTACGACGCGCGCCGCGCCGTCGAGGCGTTCGCGGTGGTGGATCGCGCCGTCGACGCGCTCGATCGCAACGCGAGCCCGAAGATCGTCGCCGACTGGGTGGCGCTGCATCTATGA